The Mytilus galloprovincialis chromosome 7, xbMytGall1.hap1.1, whole genome shotgun sequence genome has a window encoding:
- the LOC143082158 gene encoding uncharacterized protein LOC143082158, whose amino-acid sequence MAERERDRKCDYRQFKKRNGGRVPCVSLGNSYLDNDVTGEITGICFQKVDDGKVNPVIDTDEFLKVDWPCAPTKPAVQHLYLELDYHSVPSQKWQLFVDVMANLRTALLVQMTPQNNVAPTTLYDGFHKDVWQGAGNNIPYSSATLPSRIADVLPVVRQAGEINTLDIQTILHAMLEGFHSMGELMMKFFIDNILNVTVFGETDNFTVIPPSNPSFNSSIENGVLHCLVYGCHEDQLEYEELKHQNGQVRGRVRLRQNILHPKANGFRSRSRSRSPSPTGNNILSDIENTKNLDPNTDTDMSLLLENPGNFLVKPYLLHKYFEPHKPHLVLLKDTIEERQVKIVVEISSYNKYGTHVLFATHLKRSTEQCFQQCMAGLSFNQEEIAGLVVVPDGMKLMVVNKVENENNTFSYIVKETDLVKWNEKYELFCIMQKLIDCSF is encoded by the exons AAATGGAGGAAGAGTACCATGTGTGTCACTAGGAAATTCTTATTTGGACAACGATGTTACAGGGGAGATAACTGGAATATGCTTTCAAAAAGTTGATGACGGAAAAGTAAATCCAGTTATAGACACTGATGAGTTTTTGAAGGTTGATTGGCCCTGTGCTCCAACAAAACCTGCAGTACAACATCTATATTTGGAATTAGATTACCATTCAGTACCATCTCAGAAATGGCAATTATTTGTAGATGTTATGGCAAACTTGAGAACAGCTTTACTTGTTCAG ATGACCCCTCAAAATAATGTTGCTCCAACGACTCTTTATGATGGTTTTCACAAAGATGTGTGGCAAGGTGCTGGAAATAATATACCATACTCATCAGCCACTTTGCCGAGCAGAATTGCTGATGTACTTCCAGTTGTAAGACAGGCTGGAGAG ATTAATACATTGGATATTCAGACCATACTTCATGCTATGCTGGAAGGGTTTCATTCAATGGGAGAACTAATGATGAAATTCTTTATAGACAATATTTTAAATGTAACAGTTTTTGGGGAGACTGACAATTTTACAGTTATACCACCATCAAATCCTTCATTTAACAGCTCAATAGAAAATGGAGTTCTTCACTGCTTAGTTTATGGTTGTCATGAGGATCAGCTGGAATATGAAGAGTTAAAACATCAAAATGGTCAAGTTCGAGGTAGAGTACGGTTACGTCAGAACATTTTGCATCCTAAAGCTAATGGTTTTAGATCCAGATCGAGGTCACGTTCTCCGTCACCTACAGGGAACAATATCTTGTCAGACattgaaaacacaaaaaatctTGATCCAAATACAGATACTGATATGTCTCTTTTGCTTGAAAATCCAGGCAACTTCCTTGTTAAGCCTTATTTATTACACAAGTACTTTGAGCCACATAAACCACATCTTGTTCTGTTAAAAGATACCATTGAGGAAAGGCAAGTAAAAATTGTAGTGGAAATATCATCCTACAATAAATATGGAACACATGTATTGTTTGCTACACATTTGAAGCGATCTACTGAGCAGTGTTTTCAGCAGTGTATGGCAGGTTTATCCTTTAACCAGGAAGAAATAGCAGGACTTGTTGTAGTGCCTGATGGAATGAAACTCATGGTTGTTAATaaagttgaaaatgaaaataatactttttCTTATATAGTTAAAGAAACAGACCTTGTCAAATGGAAtgaaaaatatgaacttttttgtATAATGCAGAAATTGATCGATTGTAgcttttaa